In Diorhabda sublineata isolate icDioSubl1.1 chromosome 4, icDioSubl1.1, whole genome shotgun sequence, a single window of DNA contains:
- the LOC130442350 gene encoding thioredoxin domain-containing protein 5 homolog, whose protein sequence is MRLPIVISIFSLVVISVAHEDLYSVKYTTENFSQEVGKKNHFVMFYAPWCGHCQKFAPKWEQLAEMLNEDETNNIKIAKVDCTTDNEVCSEQDITGYPTLKFYKVGDSEGVRFKGTRDLPSITNFINEQLREGDESDAEESTIKEPQAVGGLIELTEDTFNKHVETGKHFIKFYAPWCGHCQKLAPTWEQLAKSLEFEKDITIGKVDCTQYRSICNNFEVKGYPTLLWIENGAKIDKYQGERSHHELKQYVNKMLGTEQHDKQQASEATESQLPSGEITNDDFKSSIQSGIAFVKFYAPWCGHCKRLSPTWDNLREKFVNNPSVKILKIDCTLDVNKQLCNDEEVEGFPSLFLYKDGEKMSEYTGSRSLDDLHDYIMKNNRHDEL, encoded by the exons ATGCGTCTTCCAATtgtaatatcaatattttcactaGTAGTAATAAGTGTAGCACATGAAGATTTGTATTCCGTGAAATATACTactgaaaatttttcacaaGAAGTCGGGAAGAAAAACCACTTTGTAATGTTCTACGCTCCCTG GTGTGGACATTGCCAGAAATTTGCTCCAAAATGGGAACAATTAGCTGAAATGTTAAATGAGGATGAGACTAACAACATCAAAATTGCCAAAGTTGACTGTACAACTGATAATGAAGTTTGTTCTGAACAAGATATTACTGGTTATCCTACTCTTAAATTTTATAAAGTAGGGGATTCTGAAGGAGTACGGTTTAAGGGTACAAGAGATTTGCcttcaataacaaatttcataaatgaaCAACTAAGAGAG GGCGACGAATCTGATGCAGAGGAATCCACAATTAAAGAACCTCAAGCAGTAGGTGGTTTAATTGAACTTACTGAAGATACTTTCAACAAACATGTTGAAACTGggaaacattttattaaattttatgctCCATGGTGTGGACATTGTCAG AAATTGGCTCCCACTTGGGAACAACTAGCTAAATCACTTGAATTTGAAAAGGATATCACCATTGGAAAAGTAGACTGTACTCAATATAGAtcaatatgtaataattttgaAGTGAAAGGATATCCCACATTATTATGGATTGAAAATGGGGCAAAA atTGACAAATACCAAGGTGAAAGAAGTCACCATGAACTTAAACAATATGTTAATAAAATGCTGGGTACCGAACAACATGATAAACAACAGGCATCAGAAGCTACTGAATCTCAGCTTCCATCTGGCGAAATCACTAATGATGATTTCAAATCTAGCATCCAATCAGGAATTgcttttgtaaaattttatgcCCCTTGGTGTGGACATTGCAAACGGTTATCTCCTACTTGGGATAATCTTAGAGAAAAGTTCGTTAATAATCCTTCCgttaaaattctcaaaattgaCTGTACTTTAGATGTTAACAAACAGTTGTGCAACGATGAAGAAGTTGAGGGGTTCCCAAGTTTATTCTTGTATAAAGACGGGGAGAAAATGTCTGAATACACTGGTTCTAGAAGTTTAGACGATTTACATGATTATATAATGAAGAATAACAGACACGATGAGTTGTAA
- the LOC130442352 gene encoding glucosidase 2 subunit beta-like, giving the protein MNCSFWKNTAFAKIFIVIFFVSEILSSEVPRPRGVSLSRASLYPPDKDFTCFDESKTIPFTRINDDYCDCLDGSDEPGTSACPNGLFHCTNAGHRPLNIPSNRVNDGICDCCDGTDEYSTKSSCQNNCIELGRSAREAAQRKAELIKAGKQIRAEMVQKGIQLKQEKQIKLTELGKNMEEAEKLKIEKEALKKEIESLENKALEYYRKLEDEAKLKKEEEEAAAQRAEAIETFNKFDSNQDGWLEISEVKVRTSFDRDGNGEVSDEEAKFYLNFQESVDLDTFVKTCWKTLRPVVFREGTEKIPEKKDELENSEVDDMQDEDQEIEEDGEGHEYDDEEQESQEPEQTEAPPTIIYDEETQQLVEKATAARNEYQEASKIVNEIEREIKDIEEYLGKDFGTEEEFASLEGQCFDYEDHEYIYKLCPFDKTIQQPKSGASDVRLGVWGYWSGSKLNKYEKMTFEGGQSCWNGPQRTTVVTVNCGSENKVLSVSEPNRCEYFFEFVTPAACYEAPVVENEDLHDEL; this is encoded by the exons ATGAATTgtagtttttggaaaaatacagCGTttgctaaaatttttattgtgatatttttcGTGAGTGAAATACTCTCATCGGAAGTTCCTAGACCAAGGGGAGTATCTCTTTCTCGTGCCTCTTTATATCCTCCAGACAAAGACTTTACTTGCTTTGATGAAAGTAAAACTATACCGTTTACCAGAATAAATGATGATTATTGTGACTGTTTAGATGGTAGCGATGAACCGGGGACATCTGCTTGTCCAAACGGTTTATTTCACTGTACAAATGCTGGACATAGGCCATTAAATATACCTTCAAATAGGGTAAACGATGGAATTTGTGATTGCTGTGATGGTACTGATGAATATTCGACCAAAAGTTCATGCCAGAATAATTGTATCGAATTAGGAAGAAGTGCAAGGGAAGCAGCTCAAAGAAAAGCTGAATTAATCAAAGCAGGAAAACAGATAAGAGCAGAAATGGTACAAAAGG GTATCcaattaaaacaagaaaaacaaattaaactaACAGAACTTGGAAAGAACATGGAAGAagctgaaaaattgaaaatagaaaaggaagctttaaaaaaagaaattgaaagttTGGAAAATAAAGCTTTGGAATATTATAGGAAACTTGAAGATGAAGCTAAACTTAAGAAAGAAGAGGAGGAAGCTGCAGCACAGAGAGCTGAAGCCATAGAAACTTTTAATAAGTTTGATTCAAATCAGGACGGCTGGTTGGAAATTTCTGAAGTGAAAGTAAGGACTTCCTTTGATAGAGATGGAAATGGAGAAG TATCTGATGAAGAAGCCAAATTTTACCTAAACTTTCAAGAATCTGTAGATTTGGATACATTTGTCAAAACTTGTTGGAAAACTCTCAGGCCAGTTGTTTTTAGAGAAGGTACTGAAAAAATTCCAGAGAAAAAGGATGAACTAGAAAATTCAGAAGTAGACGACATGCAAGATGAGGAtcaagaaattgaagaagatgGTGAAG GTCATGAGTATGATGATGAAGAACAAGAATCCCAAGAACCAGAACAGACTGAGGCACCACCAACAATCATATATGATGAAGAAACTCAACAACTTGTAGAAAAAGCAACAGCTGCCAGAAATGAGTATCAAGAAGCCAGCAAAATAGTAAATGAAATAGAAAGGGAAATTAAAGATATCGAAGAATATCTTGGAAAAGATTTTGGAACAGAAGAGGAGTTTGCTTCTTTAGAAGGGCAATGTTTTGATTATGAAGATCACgagtatatttataaattatgtcCATTTGATAAAACTATCCAGCAACCCAAGTCTGGAGCTTCTGATGTTAGATTAGGTGTTTGGGGATATTGGTCAGGTTCTAAACTTAACAAATATGAGAAAATGACTTTTGAGGGTGGTCAGAGTTGTTGGAATGGACCTCAGAGAACCACAGTAGTTACAGTTAACTGTGGAAGTGAAAACAAAGTTCTTAGTGTATCTGAGCCTAACAGGTGTGAAtacttttttgagtttgtcaCACCTGCAGCTTGTTACGAGGCTCCTGTtgtagaaaatgaagatttacATGATGAGTTGTGA
- the LOC130442351 gene encoding glucosidase 2 subunit beta-like — protein MNGNFCMKTASVHFLILLTFFVREIFSSEVPRPRGVSLSRASLYPPDTDFICFDGSKTIPFIRINDDYCDCLDASDEPGTSACPNGLFHCTNAGHRPLNIPSNRVNDGICDCCDGTDEYATETSCQNNCIELGRSAREAAQKKADLIKAGKQIRAEMGQKGVQLKQEKQMKLADLKKNRDEAEKLKLEKEALKKEIESLEDKALEYYRKLEDEAKIMKKEEESASQRAEAIETFNKFDSNQDGWLEISEVKVSTSFDRDGNGEVSDEEAKFYLNFQESVDLDTFVKTCWKTLRPVIFREGAEKTPEKKDDENLEEEDEMQDDQELEEESEDHDYEDEEQESQEPEQATEAPPTIKYDDETQQLVERATAARNEYEEARKLVNDIDREIKKIEEYLGKDFGTDEEFAALEGQCFDYEDHEYIYKLCLFDKTTQQPKSGGSNVRLGFWGHWSGPEHNKYEQMTFESGQSCWNGPKRTTVVRVTCGSDNQVLSVSEPNRCEYFFEFVTPAACQEAPVVENEDLHDEL, from the exons atgaatggtaatttttgtatgaaaaccGCAAgtgttcattttttaattttgttaacatTTTTCGTAAGGGAGATATTTTCATCGGAAGTTCCTAGACCAAGGGGAGTGTCACTTTCTCGTGCCTCTTTATATCCGCCAGATACAGACTTCATTTGCTTTGATGGAAGTAAAACTATTCCGTTTATAAGAATAAATGACGATTATTGCGACTGTTTAGATGCTAGCGATGAACCGGGGACATCTGCTTGTCCGAACGGATTATTCCACTGTACAAATGCTGGTCATAGGCCCTTAAATATACCTTCAAATAGGGTTAATGATGGAATTTGTGATTGCTGTGATGGTACTGATGAATATGCGACCGAAACTTCGTGCCAGAATAATTGTATCGAATTAGGAAGAAGTGCAAGGGAAGCTGCTCAAAAAAAGGCTGACTTAATCAAAGCAGGAAAACAGATAAGGGCCGAAATGGGACAAAAAG gtGTTCAAttgaaacaagaaaaacaaatgaaactCGCAGATCTTAAAAAGAACAGAGACGAGgcggaaaaattaaaattagaaaaggaagctttaaaaaaagaaattgaaagttTGGAAGATAAAGCTTTGGAGTACTATAGGAAACTTGAAGATGAagctaaaattatgaaaaaagaagaggaaTCTGCCTCTCAGAGAGCTGAAGCCATAGAAACTTTCAATAAGTTTGATTCAAATCAAGATGGATGGCTAGAAATTTCTGAAGTAAAAGTTAGCACATCATTTGATCGAGATGGTAATGGTGAAg TGTCTGATGAAGAAGCAAAATTTTACCTAAATTTTCAAGAATCTGTAGATTTAGATACATTTGTCAAAACATGTTGGAAAACTCTCAGGCCAGTTATCTTCAGAGAAGGTGCTGAAAAAACTCCAGAGAAAAAAGATgatgaaaatttagaagaagaagatgaaatgCAAGATGATCAAGAACTCGAAGAAGAAAGTGAAG ATCATGATTATGAAGATGAAGAACAAGAATCACAAGAACCAGAACAAGCAACTGAGGCACCACCAACCATCAAATATGATGATGAAACCCAACAGCTTGTAGAAAGAGCAACAGCTGCCAGAAATGAATATGAAGAAGCTAGGAAATTAGTAAATGATATAGACAGGGAAATTAAAAAGATTGAAGAATACCTTGGAAAAGATTTTGGAACAGATGAGGAGTTTGCTGCTTTAGAAGGACAATGTTTTGATTATGAAGATCACGAGTACATTTATAAACTTTGTCTGTTTGACAAAACTACTCAGCAGCCCAAGTCAGGAGGCTCTAATGTTAGATTAGGTTTCTGGGGACATTGGTCGGGTCCTgaacataataaatatgaacaaaTGACTTTTGAAAGTGGTCAAAGTTGTTGGAACGGACCTAAGAGGACCACAGTAGTTAGAGTTACCTGTGGAAGTGACAACCAAGTTCTTAGTGTATCTGAACCTAATAGGTGTGAATACTTTTTTGAGTTTGTTACACCTGCAGCTTGTCAGGAGGCTCCTGTtgtagaaaatgaagatttacATGATGAGTTGtga